In Prochlorococcus marinus str. MIT 1214, one DNA window encodes the following:
- a CDS encoding aldehyde oxygenase (deformylating): protein MQAFASNNLTVEKEELSSDSLPDFTSESYKDAYSRINAVVIEGEQEAYSNFLDLAKLIPEHADELVKLGKMEKKHMNGFCACGRNLAVKPDMPFAKTFFSKLHNNFLEAFKVGNTTTCLLIQCILIESFAISAYHVYIRVADPFAKRITEGVVQDEYLHLNYGQEWLKANLETVKKDLMKANKENLPLIKSMLDEVSNDAEVLHMDKEELMEEFMIAYQDSLMEIGLDNREIARMALAAVI, encoded by the coding sequence ATGCAAGCTTTTGCATCCAACAATTTAACAGTAGAAAAAGAAGAGTTAAGTTCTGATTCTCTTCCAGATTTCACCTCAGAATCTTATAAAGATGCTTATAGCAGAATCAATGCAGTTGTAATCGAAGGTGAGCAAGAGGCTTATTCCAATTTTCTTGATCTCGCCAAGTTGATTCCAGAGCATGCAGATGAGCTTGTGAAGCTAGGGAAGATGGAGAAAAAGCATATGAATGGTTTCTGTGCTTGTGGGAGAAATCTTGCTGTAAAGCCAGATATGCCATTTGCTAAGACCTTTTTCTCGAAACTTCATAACAATTTTTTAGAGGCTTTTAAAGTTGGAAATACAACTACTTGTCTTCTAATTCAATGCATTTTGATTGAATCTTTTGCAATATCTGCTTATCACGTTTATATACGTGTTGCTGATCCATTTGCAAAAAGGATTACAGAGGGTGTTGTTCAAGATGAATATTTGCACTTGAATTACGGTCAGGAATGGCTTAAGGCCAATCTTGAGACAGTTAAGAAAGATCTCATGAAGGCTAATAAAGAAAATTTGCCTCTTATAAAATCCATGCTTGACGAAGTGTCAAACGACGCGGAAGTTCTTCATATGGATAAAGAAGAGTTGATGGAGGAATTTATGATTGCATACCAAGATTCCCTTATGGAAATAGGTTTAGACAACAGAGAAATCGCAAGAATGGCTCTTGCTGCAGTGATCTAA
- a CDS encoding long-chain acyl-[acyl-carrier-protein] reductase: MFGLIGHSTSFEDAKRKALGLGYDHIAEGDLDVWCTAPPQLVEHVKVVSAIGKTIEGAYIDSCFVPEMLSRFKTARRKVLNAMELAQKKGISITALGGFTSIIFENFNLLQNQQVRNTTLDWQRFTTGNTHTAWVICRQLEQNAPRIGIDLSKSKVAVVGATGDIGSAVCRWLTNRTGVSELLLVARQQKPLIELQSQLGGGRILSLDEALPEADIVIWVASMPKTLEIDPSKIKRPCLMIDGGYPKNLGEKFSGPGIHVLKGGIVQFFKDIGWSMMELAEMENPKREMFACFAEAMLLEFENCHTNFSWGRNNITLEKMDFIGKASERHGFSAVGLKSNIQTLTV, encoded by the coding sequence ATGTTTGGGCTAATTGGACATTCAACAAGTTTTGAAGATGCCAAGCGAAAGGCATTGGGCTTGGGGTATGACCATATTGCTGAAGGAGATTTGGATGTATGGTGCACTGCACCTCCTCAGTTGGTAGAGCACGTAAAGGTTGTAAGCGCGATTGGAAAGACTATTGAGGGAGCTTATATAGACTCATGCTTTGTTCCTGAGATGTTAAGTCGATTCAAAACAGCAAGAAGAAAAGTCCTGAATGCAATGGAGTTAGCTCAGAAGAAAGGGATCAGCATTACCGCTCTAGGTGGATTTACATCAATAATTTTTGAGAATTTTAATTTACTTCAAAATCAACAAGTGAGAAATACAACTCTTGATTGGCAAAGGTTCACTACTGGTAATACTCATACAGCTTGGGTGATTTGTAGACAGTTAGAGCAAAATGCACCTCGAATAGGAATTGATTTGAGCAAATCAAAAGTAGCGGTTGTTGGGGCTACTGGTGATATTGGAAGCGCTGTTTGCAGGTGGCTTACTAATCGAACTGGTGTTTCTGAACTTCTATTAGTAGCTAGACAGCAAAAACCTTTAATCGAACTTCAGTCTCAACTTGGTGGAGGGAGAATTCTTAGTCTTGATGAGGCTTTACCTGAGGCGGATATTGTGATTTGGGTTGCAAGCATGCCCAAAACCTTAGAAATTGACCCATCTAAAATTAAAAGGCCCTGCTTAATGATTGATGGTGGATACCCTAAGAATTTAGGTGAGAAGTTTTCAGGCCCTGGTATACATGTCTTAAAAGGCGGAATAGTTCAATTTTTCAAAGATATTGGTTGGAGCATGATGGAATTGGCTGAGATGGAAAATCCTAAAAGAGAAATGTTTGCCTGTTTTGCTGAAGCAATGCTTTTAGAATTCGAGAATTGTCATACCAATTTCAGCTGGGGAAGGAATAATATTACGTTGGAAAAGATGGATTTTATTGGCAAGGCTTCTGAGAGGCATGGGTTTTCTGCTGTTGGGTTGAAATCAAATATTCAGACATTAACCGTCTGA
- a CDS encoding acetyl-CoA carboxylase carboxyltransferase subunit alpha, whose product MARRFLLEFEKPLVELENQIDQIRELARDSEVDVSQQLLQLETLAARRREEIFNALTPAQKIQVARHPQRPSTLDYIQMFCDDWVELHGDRNGTDDQALIGGLARIGERSVLLIGQQKGRDTKENVARNFGMAKPGGYRKALRLMDHADRFNLPIISFIDTPGAYAGLIAEEQGQGEAIAVNLREMFRLKVPIIATVIGEGGSGGALGIGVADRLLMFEHSVYTVASPEACASILWRDAAKAPEAASSLKITGPDLMKLGIVDEVLKEPSGGNNWAPLQAGDTLKNALEKHLCELLALSTDELRENRYSKFRKMGKYLESQSIESEISV is encoded by the coding sequence ATGGCTAGACGTTTTCTCCTCGAATTTGAAAAACCTCTTGTTGAATTAGAGAATCAGATTGATCAAATCAGAGAATTAGCAAGAGATTCAGAAGTTGATGTAAGTCAGCAACTTCTGCAATTAGAGACACTTGCTGCAAGAAGGCGAGAAGAAATATTTAATGCACTAACACCAGCTCAAAAGATACAGGTGGCTAGACACCCTCAAAGGCCTAGCACACTTGATTACATCCAGATGTTTTGTGATGATTGGGTGGAATTGCACGGCGACAGGAACGGGACTGATGATCAAGCTCTCATAGGAGGGTTGGCTCGAATAGGTGAAAGATCTGTCCTTCTAATTGGACAACAAAAAGGCAGGGATACAAAAGAGAATGTTGCAAGAAACTTTGGCATGGCAAAGCCAGGAGGATACAGAAAGGCATTGAGGCTAATGGACCATGCAGATCGCTTCAATTTACCAATAATCTCTTTTATAGATACTCCTGGAGCTTATGCAGGGCTAATCGCAGAAGAACAAGGCCAAGGAGAGGCAATCGCAGTGAATTTGCGTGAAATGTTTAGGCTTAAAGTTCCCATCATTGCAACTGTGATTGGTGAAGGTGGCTCTGGCGGTGCTTTGGGAATAGGTGTCGCAGACAGGTTGCTGATGTTTGAACATAGTGTTTACACCGTTGCAAGCCCTGAAGCTTGTGCTTCGATTTTATGGAGGGATGCTGCCAAGGCTCCGGAAGCAGCATCATCATTAAAAATTACTGGACCTGATCTTATGAAGTTAGGAATTGTTGACGAAGTACTAAAAGAGCCTTCTGGGGGAAATAATTGGGCCCCGCTTCAAGCTGGAGATACTTTAAAAAATGCCCTTGAGAAGCATCTATGCGAATTATTGGCTTTATCCACTGATGAATTGAGAGAAAATAGATATTCTAAATTTAGAAAAATGGGAAAATATTTGGAAAGTCAGTCTATCGAAAGTGAAATTTCAGTTTAA
- a CDS encoding SDR family oxidoreductase, with amino-acid sequence MSTVLITGASRGIGRATAKAFANSGWDLLLIARSEDELESLVEEIDNKKVKVFFQSIDLSNPQKISKGIDELMNNGLTPSVLINNAGVAWTGDLLSMPLEKWEWIMQMNLTSIFQVCSEVVPFMRKKGGLVINVSSHASRKVFRQWGAYCVSKAALASFTKCLAEEERQNSIRACTLTLGSVNSSLWDSDNVRGDFNRDSMLSVDQVASELLHLASQPINQIIEDVTMMPSTGAF; translated from the coding sequence TTGTCAACAGTATTAATTACGGGAGCCTCTAGAGGGATTGGGAGAGCAACTGCTAAAGCTTTTGCTAATTCTGGATGGGATTTACTGCTTATAGCCAGGTCTGAAGATGAACTAGAAAGCCTTGTAGAAGAAATTGATAACAAAAAAGTTAAGGTTTTCTTCCAGTCTATTGATCTCAGTAATCCCCAAAAAATATCTAAAGGAATAGATGAATTAATGAATAATGGTTTGACGCCATCAGTTTTAATAAATAATGCTGGAGTTGCTTGGACTGGAGATCTTTTATCAATGCCACTTGAAAAATGGGAATGGATCATGCAAATGAATCTCACCAGTATCTTTCAGGTTTGCTCTGAGGTAGTCCCTTTTATGAGAAAAAAAGGAGGACTAGTTATCAACGTTAGTAGTCATGCTTCTCGAAAAGTTTTTCGACAATGGGGCGCCTATTGTGTTTCCAAAGCAGCATTAGCAAGTTTTACAAAATGCTTAGCAGAAGAAGAACGTCAGAATTCCATAAGAGCATGCACACTTACTCTTGGTTCAGTGAATTCATCTCTTTGGGATTCTGATAACGTTCGAGGGGACTTCAATAGAGATTCGATGCTTTCTGTTGATCAAGTTGCTTCTGAACTCTTGCATCTTGCTAGTCAACCAATTAATCAAATTATCGAGGATGTAACTATGATGCCTTCTACAGGAGCATTTTGA
- a CDS encoding phosphoribosylanthranilate isomerase, whose protein sequence is MIRKSTSKKSTAIKICGITKTSQARSIAELKINAIGVIGVKNSPRFVTEEECIRIFNEVEKVSSSIEKVLVIANEKLEEVKYINNRSTPPSVIQLHGNESVDYCRELKNEFPIIKLWKAFRIKSINDLEKISHYEKNIDAILLDAWDNKSLGGTGNRVPIELLTNKTFKAPWILAGGISSEIIPEIFSKLKPDGIDASSRLEISPGIKDIKKVESLVREIRAQN, encoded by the coding sequence ATGATCAGAAAATCTACTTCTAAAAAGTCAACAGCAATAAAAATTTGTGGAATTACAAAGACTTCTCAAGCACGATCCATAGCGGAATTAAAGATAAATGCTATTGGAGTTATTGGCGTTAAAAATTCACCTCGTTTTGTAACAGAAGAAGAATGTATAAGAATTTTTAATGAAGTAGAAAAAGTTTCTTCAAGTATTGAGAAAGTATTAGTAATCGCAAATGAAAAATTAGAGGAAGTCAAATATATAAATAACAGATCTACTCCACCATCGGTAATCCAATTACATGGGAATGAATCAGTTGATTATTGTCGTGAATTAAAGAATGAATTTCCAATAATTAAATTATGGAAAGCCTTCAGGATAAAATCTATTAATGATTTAGAAAAAATAAGTCATTATGAGAAAAATATTGATGCTATTCTCTTAGATGCCTGGGATAATAAATCACTTGGAGGCACTGGGAATAGAGTCCCAATAGAATTACTAACTAACAAAACTTTTAAAGCTCCTTGGATCTTAGCTGGTGGAATATCTAGTGAAATAATTCCGGAAATTTTTTCTAAACTTAAACCAGATGGGATTGATGCCTCTAGTCGACTTGAAATATCTCCAGGTATTAAAGATATCAAGAAAGTTGAATCTCTTGTTCGCGAAATAAGGGCACAAAATTAA
- a CDS encoding site-2 protease family protein, with protein MGSWEVMKIRGIPLRIHPSLFLVFLYFTLSARNQFETLLDGQASIWNGWVIGVFTASLLFLSILLHELAHSFVAIGEGLKVRDITLFFLGGMANLEKECPTSKGSLKIAISGPVVSLSLAFLMVLLSNNLSTSNFILSNLFKQVGSLNLLIGVFNLLPIMPLDGGVILKSLIWYFTGSKRAGIKAAVASAKLISFFAIFIGILSLLRGNFYIALCFSIIGVLIFSSSKSQSQIIQVQKILSELYVNQVCSRSYRVLEDDLPVKVLSKYNSLNKDNIFNKEWILLCREGRWVGYVNEEILKNIAVQNWDKKFLYEFSFPINELPSISEKESLWKAIIKIEKTKDGRLLVLSVSGLPIGTLDRVDIGKAVLKKIGLNLPDQLIKIARKENIYPLGLNLFNIAQSMLSSDLDEDQ; from the coding sequence TTGGGTAGTTGGGAAGTTATGAAAATCAGAGGCATACCTTTGAGGATCCATCCAAGTTTGTTTTTGGTGTTCTTATATTTTACTTTGTCAGCCAGAAATCAGTTCGAGACGCTTTTGGATGGACAAGCATCTATTTGGAATGGATGGGTGATTGGTGTTTTTACAGCTTCTCTGTTGTTTTTATCTATTTTATTGCATGAATTGGCTCATTCTTTTGTCGCAATTGGAGAAGGTCTAAAAGTTAGAGACATAACACTTTTTTTTCTTGGAGGCATGGCTAATCTTGAAAAGGAATGTCCGACTTCAAAAGGAAGTTTAAAAATCGCAATTTCAGGTCCAGTTGTTAGTCTTTCGTTGGCTTTTTTAATGGTTTTATTAAGTAATAATTTATCAACATCAAATTTTATTCTCTCTAATTTATTTAAGCAGGTTGGTAGCCTCAATCTTTTGATAGGTGTATTTAATTTGCTTCCGATAATGCCTCTTGATGGTGGGGTAATCTTAAAATCTTTAATTTGGTATTTTACGGGGAGTAAAAGAGCAGGGATTAAAGCTGCAGTCGCCTCTGCAAAGTTAATTTCATTTTTTGCTATTTTTATTGGCATTTTAAGTTTACTTAGGGGTAACTTCTATATCGCACTTTGTTTTTCTATTATTGGTGTATTGATTTTTTCTTCATCTAAATCACAGAGTCAAATTATTCAAGTACAAAAGATATTGTCTGAATTATATGTAAATCAGGTTTGTAGCCGTTCGTATAGGGTTCTAGAGGATGATTTGCCTGTGAAAGTTCTATCTAAATATAATTCTTTAAATAAAGATAATATTTTCAATAAAGAATGGATCCTTTTATGTAGAGAAGGGAGATGGGTTGGTTATGTTAATGAGGAAATATTAAAGAATATAGCTGTACAAAACTGGGATAAAAAGTTTCTTTATGAGTTTTCATTTCCAATAAATGAATTGCCATCAATTAGTGAAAAAGAATCATTATGGAAAGCAATAATTAAAATAGAAAAAACAAAAGATGGAAGGCTTCTTGTGCTATCAGTTTCTGGTCTTCCTATTGGAACTTTAGATAGAGTAGATATAGGGAAAGCAGTACTTAAAAAAATCGGATTAAATCTTCCAGATCAATTAATTAAAATAGCAAGAAAAGAGAATATTTATCCACTAGGATTAAATCTATTTAATATTGCACAATCAATGCTTTCGAGTGATTTAGATGAGGATCAATAA
- a CDS encoding lipoate--protein ligase family protein, giving the protein MNKLKEVLYINPLELSGPEQMAIDLFLLDKSFTDKNFNMAIRFYTWDGNWLSIGKNQKELPKTWIELLKNQELKIVRRPSGGKAVLHSSGLTYALIWKYPPRNKKESYLKTTQWLKHGLKKAGVDLFFGNQPVNISNNNCFSTSTLADLVDQDKNKYIGSAQYWRKGHLLQHGEILMKPSKNLWKKVFNSDPPKINNETKEKDKVINFLKESFSKTWPNLRISDYTLDKEDKEVIRRYAMDKFKRITYY; this is encoded by the coding sequence ATGAACAAACTAAAAGAAGTCCTTTATATAAATCCTCTTGAATTGAGTGGGCCAGAGCAAATGGCAATTGATCTCTTCCTATTAGACAAGTCATTTACTGACAAAAATTTCAATATGGCAATACGTTTTTATACGTGGGATGGAAACTGGTTGTCGATTGGAAAAAATCAAAAAGAACTACCAAAAACATGGATTGAACTTTTAAAAAATCAAGAATTAAAAATTGTAAGAAGACCTAGTGGAGGAAAAGCTGTTCTTCATAGCAGTGGGCTCACTTACGCTCTTATATGGAAATATCCACCAAGGAATAAAAAAGAATCATATTTAAAAACAACTCAATGGTTAAAACATGGTTTAAAAAAAGCTGGAGTAGATCTATTTTTTGGGAATCAACCTGTGAATATCTCTAATAATAATTGTTTTTCAACTTCAACATTGGCTGACTTAGTTGATCAAGATAAAAACAAGTATATTGGAAGTGCCCAGTACTGGAGAAAGGGGCACTTGCTTCAGCATGGAGAGATTTTAATGAAACCATCAAAAAACCTATGGAAAAAAGTTTTTAATTCAGATCCGCCAAAGATAAATAATGAAACCAAAGAAAAAGATAAAGTAATAAATTTTCTAAAAGAATCGTTTAGTAAAACATGGCCCAATCTACGTATCTCTGATTATACATTAGATAAAGAAGATAAAGAGGTGATAAGACGTTATGCTATGGATAAATTTAAAAGAATAACTTATTATTGA
- a CDS encoding protochlorophyllide reductase produces the protein MALVQAAPGTVLITGTTSGVGLYATKSLVERGWRVITANRCSLRAEASASAIGLPSNSPRQLKHIQIDLGDLDSVRNGAKILLEDLEKPLDALVCNAAVYLPRLKKPLRSPQGYEISMATNHFGHFLLIQLLLENLSKSSRPVWKGRSWGMESSRVVILGTVTANNKELGGKIPIPAPADLGNLSGFEEGFLDPISMASGKRFKPGKAYKDSKLCNMITTQELHRRFNSSPILFSSLYPGCVANTRLFRNTPKLFQWLFPWFQKLITGGFVSEALAGDRVAQVVSDPQFAISGVHWSWGNRQRKDRQQFSQELSDRVTDPVTSRKVWELSMELVGLK, from the coding sequence ATGGCTCTAGTACAAGCTGCACCAGGAACTGTCTTAATTACTGGAACAACATCAGGAGTTGGTTTATATGCAACAAAGTCTTTAGTAGAGAGGGGTTGGAGGGTAATAACGGCAAATAGATGTTCTTTGAGAGCTGAAGCTTCTGCCTCAGCAATTGGATTACCTAGTAATAGTCCAAGACAACTTAAACATATTCAAATTGATCTTGGCGACTTGGATAGTGTGCGCAATGGAGCGAAAATTCTTCTGGAGGATTTGGAAAAGCCATTGGATGCTTTGGTTTGTAATGCTGCTGTATATCTTCCTCGTTTAAAAAAACCTTTGAGATCTCCACAGGGGTATGAAATATCAATGGCAACAAATCATTTTGGACATTTTTTATTAATTCAGTTGCTTTTAGAAAATCTTAGTAAGTCTTCCAGACCAGTCTGGAAGGGAAGATCTTGGGGGATGGAATCTTCTAGAGTAGTTATCTTAGGAACTGTAACTGCTAACAATAAAGAACTTGGAGGTAAAATACCAATACCAGCTCCGGCTGATCTAGGAAATCTATCTGGTTTTGAAGAAGGTTTTCTCGACCCCATATCAATGGCTAGTGGTAAACGTTTTAAACCAGGGAAAGCCTACAAGGACAGTAAGTTATGCAATATGATTACCACCCAAGAATTGCATAGGCGATTCAATTCTTCTCCAATACTTTTTAGTTCTCTATATCCAGGATGTGTGGCGAATACAAGATTATTTAGAAACACTCCTAAACTTTTTCAATGGTTGTTTCCATGGTTCCAGAAATTAATAACAGGGGGTTTTGTAAGTGAAGCGCTAGCTGGTGATAGGGTAGCCCAAGTAGTATCAGATCCTCAATTTGCTATTTCTGGTGTTCATTGGAGCTGGGGAAATAGACAACGCAAAGATAGACAACAGTTTTCACAAGAGTTGTCCGATCGTGTGACAGATCCAGTGACTTCTAGAAAAGTTTGGGAATTATCTATGGAATTAGTCGGTCTGAAATAA
- the bchL gene encoding ferredoxin:protochlorophyllide reductase (ATP-dependent) iron-sulfur ATP-binding protein: MTSTITRKEDGEGSVQVKQDPKAQIQEGALVIAVYGKGGIGKSTTSSNLSAAFSKLGKKVLQIGCDPKHDSTFTLTHKMVPTVIDILEEVDFHSEELRPEDFMFKGFNGVMCVESGGPPAGTGCGGYVTGQTVKLLKEHHLLEDTDVVIFDVLGDVVCGGFAAPLQHANYCLIVTANDFDSIFAMNRIVAAINAKAKNYKVRLGGVIANRSAELDQIEKFNERTGLKTMAHFRNVDAIRRSRLKKCTIFEMDSEEEGVLEVQNEYLSLAQKMIDNVEPLEAEPLKDREIFDLLGFD, from the coding sequence ATGACTTCGACAATAACTCGCAAGGAGGACGGTGAGGGTAGCGTTCAGGTAAAACAAGACCCAAAAGCACAAATCCAAGAAGGAGCTCTTGTTATTGCTGTATATGGCAAAGGAGGCATTGGTAAATCAACTACTTCTTCGAATTTATCAGCTGCATTTTCAAAGCTTGGGAAGAAGGTACTTCAAATTGGTTGTGATCCAAAACATGACAGCACTTTTACTCTTACGCACAAGATGGTGCCTACCGTCATAGATATCCTTGAAGAAGTAGATTTTCATAGTGAGGAACTAAGACCTGAAGACTTTATGTTTAAAGGTTTCAATGGCGTCATGTGCGTTGAAAGTGGGGGACCTCCAGCGGGGACAGGCTGTGGTGGCTATGTCACAGGTCAAACGGTCAAACTATTAAAAGAGCATCATCTATTAGAAGATACTGATGTAGTTATATTTGATGTTCTTGGTGACGTTGTATGCGGTGGTTTCGCTGCTCCACTGCAACATGCAAATTATTGTCTAATTGTGACTGCAAATGATTTTGATTCTATTTTTGCAATGAATCGGATCGTCGCAGCAATAAACGCTAAAGCAAAAAATTATAAAGTTCGTCTAGGAGGTGTAATAGCCAACCGCTCTGCTGAATTAGATCAAATAGAGAAATTCAATGAAAGAACAGGTCTTAAGACTATGGCTCATTTCCGTAATGTAGATGCCATCCGCAGATCAAGGCTTAAAAAATGCACAATTTTCGAGATGGATTCAGAAGAAGAAGGCGTATTGGAAGTACAAAATGAATATCTTTCGTTAGCGCAAAAAATGATAGATAATGTTGAACCATTAGAGGCTGAACCTTTAAAAGACCGTGAAATATTTGATCTACTTGGGTTTGATTAA